tttgttgtgtattggatatatcaacaaaaagtcaagaattcattaaaagaattaaaaaaggtTAATAATTCATAAAaggtttaaaagaaaattttaataacccaaatcatcccctctcttgggactacaccttagttttcagggGAAAATCACAAGAAGTTGCATACAAGAAGAGAGATAGGGAAAtatagagaaagaagaaagaagtttGTGGTGAGGGCTCCAATCTAATCTCCTCAAAGGCTCGAATCTTCCCAGTTCATTTTGTATTGACACAAGAGAGTAAAATAGAGGGAGGAAATACACAGAAAAGCTTTGAAAGTGaagataaaggaagagagagagagaaaaaaaaaaaaggaagagagaggaGCTCTGTAGAGTGACTCTAGGTCAATCCTCATATGTAGACCTGGAAAAGTGGATCGGGTCGGTTTATTTGTGGTGGATAAGGtggattatcgggtgaaaaaatcataatccatattcgactcatttaagtggcggattagacggtttcgggtcggataattcatggcggatgggcggataatccgccattctcaaatataattttattaataatttattttttatcataataatttaaattgtatacgataacttgcgattagtttatgtattaacttttttagtaactatatcaatcattcaatcatttatactaattaacaactcctgattcatgcaagtaaaattgtaagcaataaaacataataaattatcaacatttttctttgagattttcaaCTTTAAGAATCCTGAAATATATTTTAAGAGAGAAAAAATTTACAATCATCTAGTTCatcataaaaatgaaaataaaccACAACTTCTCTTAAAATAGAGGCATGCTTGGATGAGCTCTCTTACACATGTTTAGTGGGCAGAAAATCCACGCCCCATTATCCTGCAACTTATATATGGTAAGTCAAACACATAACAAATAATTGTTATAAACTATATCCAATCTATACACTAGTCCAATCTTGCCAAACAAATACACCCAAAGAGAACTAGGCCTACAATAGCCTAGAGTGGATGATTTTGCTTTCCTGAGTAGCAAATaatttacaaaagaaaaaaaaaaaaattctataatcTGAATTCATTTTTCACTTTCCTCCCTTCCTTTCCTGAGATGATCTAATCATAATGATAGGTCTTACCctctatttatgatatatatcaaGTACATAACAATGACCACAATATCCTACTAACACAGCGGTATCACATGTTAAATAACCAAAAATAACCAGCAAGACTCCCGCTCAAGCTGGAGGGTCGATATCATAAGTTCCTAGCTTTTGACTAATGAGTTTAACATGAGAAACCCCAAAGCTTTTATGAATAAATCTGCAAGTTGCTAATCAAACTTCATATgggtggttgtaatgagcttttgggTAATTTTTTCCTGAACAAAGTGACGATCAATTTCAATATGCGTTTTGTGCTCACGGAAAATTGGGTTGGAAGGAATATGAAAGGCAACTTGATTATTACACATCATCTCCATAGGTCTAGAATGTGGAAAACTAatttcttccaacatgttctttaaccaaacaagttcacatgcgaTACTCTGACTCAATACTTGATCAGGCCACCACAATATGTTTTTTACTCTTTCAGTATACTGAGTTGCTACCAACAATAATACAAGATTTGGTTGTGGATCATTTGTTATAATgatgttaaattttttattgaagtaGAAGATATCTGAAGCATGAACATACCGATGTCGTGCCAGAACCGAACGACAAATTTATTATATCTGTAGAAGATCTGAAGAAGACGAGAATACTTACGAAGGGTATTTTGTAGCTGTGTAGCAAAAGCTCCCGCAGCCCTGCTGGTTCGAAGCCCGAAGGGTTCACAACGAACTCATGAAGGCTAGAACTAAAGGCCAAAGGGTCTCCAtatctcactctctcctctcgtgCTAGCTCTCTGAAGTCTGAACAGAGATGCTCGCGGCTCGTTAGTCGTCACGGTGAAGAATCGAATAGGGCAGCGGCACTCTTTGGCAATAAACTCCAGGAACCAACTACTGGTTGATTAGATTCAGGGGCTTGTGAGTCTAGGGCTTGAATTGAATAGGGACTGTCAAGTTGGGCTAGGACTTGGGAGTGGGAGAGGCTGAGGTAGTGAGGTGCTGAGCGGGGCCGGGGCGTGTGGGCCGTGTGAGCACTTGGGCAGTGGGTTCACTGGGCTGGCTAGGTTAAAGGGTTTGGGTTGTAGCTTGTTGGGCTTTCCTGGGTTAATATTGTAAGCGGGTTGACGGATATTTGCCGGATAAACCCGACCCAACCTGCTTagggggcggatatgaaaatgaaaaaccatattcgactcgtttagcAAATGGATAATTATAAGTCGGTTAAAATGGGTCGGATGTGGTTCGGATTAACGAATTTTTATACATTTTGCCAAGTCTACTCATATGCCTATGTCCTTCTAATTCACTTCTCTTAGATCTCATAATgtaaaatagagaaagaaaatgtagAGAAAAAGCATTAGAAGATAAAGGTGATGGAAGAAAGaaaattgaaagagaattgatagaaaataaaagaatagggAAAATAGGGATTTTCAAAAGCATGTCTAAGCTCTCCATGGACAAAATAGACTACAGGCATTATGAactttgtaattttaatttattattttttaacaatacGTTCGACGAGTtatttaaatgtaaaaaaatattaaactatattttatttatgtgTTTAGTAATTTagtttgtatgaaaattttatttaacaAACATTTTATAGTGTTATAATTATCtaattactttttattttttattagcaatttttaatttttcatgtattttaaatattttttgaaatagtaGCATAATTATTTTGTCATACTAAATCGGTTGAACTAATCAAATTTGCAATTGGTTAGGTGTCTAATCGCTTACTTGTCTTGTTTTCAAACATTGAtaaaaaacaaatgaaaatggAGTTAGTCAATTGATCACAATGAAGAATTTAAAGTCCGAATATAGCAAGACAAAATAAagtgaaattaaaaaaatactattatatatgatattgagatataatacacttttttttttccctaaaaagtgcatatttcaacatattaaacaatttgatttaaaaaaactTATCCATGATATTGACATTTGTacacttttcaaaaaaataaaaataaaaagtaaatactAAGTAGTTGTGCATATAGTTTGCCCAGTGAACCTAACCATATAGCATTGTTACTTTCTCTATCatagtataaattataattacaCATAGCTTTCTGAAATTATTTAATAATTGAGTAGGTGGTTCAAATGTCAATATATAACTAAtctgtatttttttgaaaaaatatattgcCTAAGAACTTGACATATAGCGATTTTCTTTGTTCCAATAAGTACATTCCATTTATCAAATTTGAAAATGTGGAACAAGCTAGTAAAATAATTTGACCATGAAACCCGTTAATATATCATCATTGGCACGTATAAAATACAAGTCTTTACACTTTTATCTATTTGAACACATGTCTTTTCCAGATAATGTAAGACTTCTTATTAcctaaattataaaaattaggACTACCATTACATGTGCATAGCATGTGAGCATTATATCTACGAGACACATACATCTATAAACCTAGAAATCAAATATGAGATAATGAACTTGCTAATAAATTAatgatatgtgatatatatatatgtgtgtgtgtgtgtgtatatatatagatatttattgattcatgcttattattttttattggtcCTAAGCTATtcctactaatttttttttttgattacataggaactctagccaccaacAAGTCCTTCGGATCCCTTGGTACGGTACCAAATttacggatcaacgtcctccccctaggtctcgctgataaGCTAAAGTCCGAAATGCGGACAAGACTTtcatgcatcagttggacgttcagcCAATTCGACCCCCGAGAcatatctccattaccatccacagttCCCGCTGACTCACcaaaaactctcaccatccacggtttcCGTTGGCTCATAaaataaactctcaccatccaccgctggttccgtgagtgtatttacctgaaattgaaccTCTGATGCTCTTTCTTACATTCTAATGTCTTTCCACTGCACCATGCCCATGGGGGCAATTCTTACTATTTGTCTTTGAGACACATCAAATAAAGAGTGATAATCTATTTAATGCTCATATGTTTTGGCAACTTTTCTTCATTCCTAGTTGAATATTACTGCCATCACAGTTTCAAAGGCCCAAATACATTGCAATGTATTTAACTTAGTCTGGGAATAAGTTGTAAAATTAGTAAAATTCCCAAgttataaaaattgaaaataatttttattattctatATGTTTTTTTGAACATGGATGCACATCTtttcacttctttttttttttcttaaaaaataattattagttTTTTGGGATGCTGCAAAGTTATAAATATTTGTTTTAAgttctaaaaataaattattaaattacataaatacatgacttataaatattataattataaaataactTGTAAATCAAGACATTTTTAAAAAGATGATTGAAGAGAAAAGGAtgattgaaaaaggaaaatagtTTTCACAATTAATAGTAAATATTATAGATTTAGATGATAATTCATTTCACAACATAATATCTAAAGTTGCATTCGGACTTATAATTAATTTGGTAACTGATACATTGTATTCACCTATCAAAAGTTAAAACTAATTTAGTAATTTTATAACTTATAACTCATAATATCAGcattatttaatcatttaaattaatcaaatataaatctttaatttttattcaattatTCGTTCAATCTGCAATATTTgatgctatttattttttcacattttaTACACATATTATAAAGTTTTTTTCCTAACCAAGATAAtagaatttctttattttttaaactatttGGCTAAGCTTTGTTTGATATTTccattttaaattattatataagGATGTGGATAAGGCTTTCATGTTTATCTTTCctctcattttcttctttttgccattctatctttttaaaaaaaaatataaaacaaattaTTAAATtcatacctctctctctctctctctctctctctctcacacacacacacacatcccaTAAACGACGGAGATGGCGGGGTGCCCACGTGCTCGTCATAGTTTTTTCCTCGTCCGTCGGCTATTAATACCTCCACATCAATTGTTGTTTGGCTCCGTCAATTCTTTCCTTTGAACGATGTCGATTGCCCTGGAGAGTAGTAACCCACGTAATCGAATTCAAAGGCCGGCGTTCGACCACGGCATGCCGTGTATTTCAATCTACGACTCGCCGGAGCCGGCTGTGCTAGTCGCGGATCGGGGTTTTCAGGCCGCAGGGGACTCGGATTCGTGCAGCTCTTCTTCAATCGGGAGGAACAGCGATGTGTTTTGGGCGTTGTCGGATGGCGACGACGGCGGGGAGAGTGAGGTTCAGAGTTCGTACAAGGGACCGTTGGATACGATGGATGCTTTGGAGGAAGTTTTGCCGATGAAGTAAGTTCTTTTTGCTTTTTTCAGTTGATTAATCATGTAGGTTTGGATTGTTTTTGTGCTTCGAGTAGCAGGTTTTCTTGAATGATTTCTTGCAGTCTCTTTTGCTGTCGGTTTGGTTGGTGAGATATTGGAGAAGTGGGTGGGAGTATTCTAAAGAATTAAAATGTTATCTTGCTAATTCGGTTCTTAATGGATTTTTCGAGGGTATGAAAGGACTCACCTCCTTGAGTGGAGGTTTAAGTGTTCTTAAGTCCTAAGATGAGGTAGTAATCAGATTAAGTTTTGATCTTTTAGTCTCTTTTATTCTCGTTCCTTAATTTTCCCCATCAACAAAGCGAAATCTTGAATCACTGATTTGGGTTTGAATTATCAGCAACCATCTATATGCCGATGGCGGTAAGGACAAGATTTATGACAAGTATATCTCATGTctcagaaaatataatttagaaGGTGGAATTAGAGGGCAAGGTATAATAAGAAAGGGGCCGACTTAAGAAGAGAATATACAaaagattaaaagaaaaaaaatataatggttTAATGTTACATAAAAGTTAGGGCAGGGGAAAAGGGTGACCACCCCCTGCGGCCTTGGTTGTTTGGTTGCATAGAAAATTTGTCTGACCAGAGTACAGTGGACTAGTGAAAAGGGTTTATGGACAAGGGCCTAGATATTTTGATTTCTGGTTCTAATCTCGAAGAAGAGGATGGGGGGACGGGGAACGGGGGAGTTGATGAAGTTCACGTATGGCTCTTGCTAATCAGTTTTGCTTTGTTAATAAGACAATTGGAGTGGACAAAAAAACTTTGTGCTGGGAAACAAATGGAGAAGTGTATAAACTATGTAGGATGtgcaaatttatttttctatatactTGTCAAGTTGGGGTAAATTTTTACCTTTTACTCATTTGAAGGTCCTGTACACTCTGGCCTTCTAAATTGGAGTACTCCCACTGATTAAATTAGCGATCCAAGTGAATTTTACTATCAAGGATAAACCACACTATATACTCACTGTTATAGCAGCAAACTGGGAAAGATTTTGATGGCTTTCGAGTGCCAGGTAGACATTGTGAATGTGTTAGAAGAACCCATTAACGTAGGTAAGAATTACAAATTATTACATAATCATTATGAGTGCGCCTGTGAATCAGGTGCAAGCAGGAATAGTTGGATTGAGATTAAAAAATGGATCTAGTCATCTGCAGTTTTGCCCTCAAGACCTTTTGATTAGAGTACATGACATGATTGATGTTCTTTACAACGTATAACACATAATTGGAGCTCTTGAAGGaagagaaaaaaggaaagaaaagatgTAGAGAAAAATGGGGGAGCATGCTGGGGTGGGTCTAGAGTTTCATGCTCTGTTTGGATAAAGGATTTTGTTTGAGGAAAGAAAAGGAGCGGAACATAAGGATGAAACCCATTTTCCGTTATATTTTATCTTTGtatcaaataatattaaaaattagaatttattctgatataattaaaaaaattaagaaaaacaagTGCTAGTGAATAGtgatatgtaaaattaaatttttgttcatcGATTTTCTATAtggtttatttttttcatactttccttgataacaatacatgttaaaatgaatttctttatatttttcttttcttttcctaatgCTTTCCAAGTTCCGAATGAGGCCTTAGGTCTTCTTAAGCACATTCTTCCTGCTTCCCTAGGCCTCTTCTCATAGGCCTCTAATTGTTGTTGTGTTTAGGTGTGGCTCATATTTAGAGCGCATTCTACTTGAAGTCTTTTGTTAGGGGGAGGTTTTCTGTGGAGTGCAGGAGGCCTAGACAGGCTTGAGGTACAGTCTGTGATCCGAAGCAGTTTCTGTACACTTATGCATGAGGGTATTTTGGTGTTTTCATATGGGTCTATAGTTGTCAAAAGCGCACCTGAGGTGCATGAAGGTGCGAGGTGCAGAAGGGTGACAGAACTAGCTCCTCAAATGTTCTAGGCAAAGCGAACTTAATGATGCACAATGAGCGCACGTCGTGAATGTTTGACTGTTCACacctttttattattttgtttttcaaagtCACTTTGCTTGGAGCCTTAGGCAGCGTGAAAGACTTTGAATGTATCTTCAAGTCTTTGAAACTttgaacctttttttttcttcttctttaaacCTTCAAATCTTGATCTTGACACTCAAGAGTGCTATAGTTCTTCTCGTCTTTGCtactttcttcttttccttcttctaaTCTCAATCAGGTTAAACAGTAAGAGACTCTGCGCTACATTTCTTCTTGGCTTGTgaccttcttcttccttttctagAATTGTTGATGCATTTACTTTTCCTGGATTCTGGCtgtttatttgttttttgtttaaaaaattactGCTAAAGTTTTCATAGATCAATTATCCATTATATAGGACATTGTACACATAATTTTAATAGATCTGTGCTTCGCTTCTGTTCGGTGCACAGATTTGCTTGCACCTAGGGTCCAAGTCCCTTTGTGCCTCGGTGCGCCTTCCACCTTTGACTACCATGATGGGggctatatatatatttgtagcaGAGAGTTGAAAACCTAGGACATTTTTCATTCCACAATGGTGAAGGTTTCTGAAGTGTGTGTGGATGTAGACACACTGTTGAACCATGtcacttgtgttcttctcttctttcttttgttttcttgtttGCCATGTGTATGTGCATAGGCATATCCCAGAAGGTCAGTTTTCACAACATGCAGATTGCATCTTCTATTAATGTGGTAGTGCTAAAAGTTATGTTGTGGGAAAATAGAGGGCAGGCAGAATTAGGATGATGTAACCCACTGCCAAATCAGTTGCTTGTCCCATCTCAAATATGTGTCCCACTTCAAATGTGGAGGAATTTTTCACTGGACGAATTGTTTTGATTGCTTATGTTTGGGATGAGTAGTAACTTATCTAGCCCTTGCAGTTTTTCTGATGTTTGAAAACACTTTCTTATTACTTATTTTTTGCACTGAGTTAATAATTTTTGTTGCCATATATAATTTAAGGCCTTGAAGTATCATATTATACTGATGCATCAAAGCTGCAATTTGTTAGTACAATACAAATTGTGGAGTGAAACCAAACTTTTTGGtccttattttcttaattttgcaaTGTGGCTCATTTCAGGAAGGGCATATCCAAGTTCTATTCTGGAAAGTCTAAGTCCTTCACCAGCCTTGCAGAAATTTCATCTTCTTCCTCCACTAAAGACCTTGCTAAACCAGAAAACGCCTACAGCAGGAAACGCAAGAACTTACTGGCACATAATAATTTATGTGAGAAAAACCACAATTTTCCACAAAGAAGTAATGCTGGTGGAATGCTGAAGAAACCAGCTAACTTCAGCAGAAACAAATTTTCTCCTGCAGAAAACAAGAGCAATTCTGGATGTGATAGTAGTGGTGAAAATTCCAGCACAAGCTCTCCATCACCTCCTCAATGCCTTCCTCCTCTGCACCCTCATGGTAAAAGATTAACCAGCAGTGGATCAACTTCGTCACTGCCTCAACGGAGCTTCCCTTCATGGCGGTCTTTCTCATTGTCTGATCTACAAAGTGTGGCTGCTGCAAGTCCCAACCTCAATGGTTTGGTAAATAGCAATAgagatgattaaaaaaataactaCATGGGTTCTTCTCTTTGGTTTAATTCGGTTCTTTCTTGCACTATGAATCTGAATAGTTGCAAGATTTTCACGTTGTTGGGGTTTCCTGTCAGCGGTTTCTTGCTTTGTTTGATATTCTGTTCGGGCCCCTTCTACTTGCTAGGAGTAGTTTTATATATTCAATGACTGCATTTTGAGAAATTATTGCAGCAGTATGGTTTTCTCCATTTGTTTTTGCTGTTCGGTAATGGCTAAGCAGCAGTGTATCATACTACAGgcttcaaacttatatttctaaAAGCTCATCAGCTTGTTTTAGTATGGTGAAAATCTAAAATACAACATCAGGGACAGATGATCTTGAACCCCACTGACCAGTATCTTAATGCAATGTaaagtttagtttagtttttagTTAGTACAACTAAACTCTTCATAAAAAGAAAGACCCAAAGAAAAGATGAAAACAAATAGCTGCATTCaccataaaatttaatttaatggcaataaccaaaatcaaaatttataatTAGAGTGTTTATGATGTTATTATATTCTTCAAGTTATATGTCATTGTGCATACATTTTCTTTCAAATGAGTTTTATGACAACATTTTCTGTTAAATGTTATCTTTAACGGCATAATTTGGGGTAAAACAATTAGGTATGACCCTATTAGCATGCATGGGATGATTTAAGTGGAGGGTTGTGTCTTCTAGGGCATTTATGTTTTTTTGTAAGCATACTTTCTATAGCTAAATATTTAAAGACCCCAATCTTTTTTGAGGTTTAACAAAAAGACAAGAATTTCCTtaaaaggttttaaaatttttaaaaatctttgcTGAGATTTCAAAGATTTCACTAGTCTTCCTTGAGATTCGTTGAAGATATGGATCTTTCCTTATATTTGGCTAAATGATACCTTTTTGAGAGATAagtatattattaatttttttttatcaaatttaggaaaaattagtGTCATTTGCTCATAATTTAATGTAATATTCAATTTTCTATTACCATATTACTCAGCCACGGACCATGTGAAGAAAAAAACTTTAAGGTACTCTCACGGGCATGGagcggtggaaagacatcagtaCGTAAGAAAgagcatcgggggttcaatttcaggtagacATCAGCACTCACggagccagcggtacctgtggatggtgagaatttactctgtgagctagcggggaccgtgaatggtgagagttcgttctgtgagccagcggggaccgtggatgatgagagttttctgtgagtcagcggggatcgtggatggtaatgaagatgtgtcgCGGGAGTCGGGTtaaccgaacgtccaactgatgcacggaaacCGTGTCCGCATTccagactttacctgatcagcgaaactgagggggaggacgctgatccgtaagtttggtgtcGTACCAAGGGGtccaaagggcttgttggtggctggagttcctatgtaataaaaaaaaaaaaaaaacctttaaggTTTTATAACAAAATATTTTGTCAAGAAATGTGATCAATATGAATAAGACAATCATACTTGGCATATGCACCATGCCACAGTCAAACGTTTTGTCACGttagaacaaatttttttttttcttccaaatgtcatgttaatattaaaatattatcttCATTTTTCAGTTGAAACCCTTAGAATAGTATTTtggtaattttagtaatgataggaggaatattggagacaaagttaaatttgatgataaagaaataaataacacttgtaaatttcgataccttggatctattatgcaagctgaaggagaaattgaagatgatgtaatgcatagagttaaagcaggttgggtaaaatggagaaattctTCAACTgct
This window of the Malania oleifera isolate guangnan ecotype guangnan chromosome 6, ASM2987363v1, whole genome shotgun sequence genome carries:
- the LOC131157624 gene encoding protein OXIDATIVE STRESS 3 LIKE 2-like; translated protein: MSIALESSNPRNRIQRPAFDHGMPCISIYDSPEPAVLVADRGFQAAGDSDSCSSSSIGRNSDVFWALSDGDDGGESEVQSSYKGPLDTMDALEEVLPMKKGISKFYSGKSKSFTSLAEISSSSSTKDLAKPENAYSRKRKNLLAHNNLCEKNHNFPQRSNAGGMLKKPANFSRNKFSPAENKSNSGCDSSGENSSTSSPSPPQCLPPLHPHGKRLTSSGSTSSLPQRSFPSWRSFSLSDLQSVAAASPNLNGLVNSNRDD